The Solibacillus sp. FSL W7-1436 genome window below encodes:
- a CDS encoding HAD family hydrolase: MAIKTIIFDLDDTLLFDQQSVKTAFEKTCDYAATQKNVDAQELEEAVRSAARSLYESYPTYDYTVLIGINPFEGLWGTFDDPTPQFQQMKEIVPAYRAEAWTNGLAALGIEDATLGAELGERFVEERKKAPFFYEDTFAVLDELKGKYELVLLTNGAPSLQNLKLEITPEIVPYFDHVIISGDFGKGKPDASIFEFVMEKAQVTKDEAIMVGDNLMTDILGSSRVGMRNVWINRESKPHNPEIVPTYEVTSLTEFLQLVKTL; this comes from the coding sequence ATGGCTATCAAAACAATAATTTTCGATTTAGATGATACTTTATTATTCGATCAACAATCAGTAAAAACGGCATTTGAAAAGACATGTGATTATGCAGCGACCCAAAAAAACGTCGATGCACAGGAATTGGAAGAAGCAGTAAGATCGGCAGCACGCAGTCTTTATGAAAGTTATCCTACATATGACTACACGGTCTTAATCGGTATTAACCCATTTGAAGGTCTTTGGGGAACATTTGATGACCCGACACCGCAATTTCAGCAGATGAAAGAAATTGTACCTGCCTATCGTGCTGAAGCTTGGACAAATGGTTTGGCGGCCCTTGGAATTGAAGATGCAACATTAGGCGCAGAACTTGGGGAGCGTTTTGTAGAAGAACGTAAAAAAGCACCATTTTTCTATGAAGATACATTTGCGGTATTGGATGAATTAAAAGGGAAATACGAGCTTGTGCTATTAACGAACGGTGCACCAAGTTTACAAAATTTAAAGCTGGAGATTACTCCGGAGATTGTACCGTATTTTGACCATGTTATTATTTCAGGTGATTTCGGTAAAGGTAAACCGGATGCTTCAATTTTCGAGTTTGTAATGGAAAAAGCACAGGTTACGAAAGATGAGGCCATTATGGTCGGCGATAATTTAATGACCGATATTTTAGGCTCGTCTCGTGTCGGTATGCGCAACGTTTGGATTAACCGTGAAAGTAAACCGCATAATCCAGAAATTGTCCCGACATATGAAGTAACATCACTTACAGAATTTTTACAGTTAGTGAAAACTTTATAA
- a CDS encoding DUF3006 domain-containing protein — MNYNKYTLDRFDGDYAIFLKRPEETEQLLIHYAEIPSELKEGDIVNILDDGFEYKIELLKEETENQKTRVNNLLQQLRNKE, encoded by the coding sequence GTGAACTACAATAAATACACGCTGGACCGATTTGATGGAGATTATGCGATTTTTTTAAAACGCCCGGAAGAAACGGAGCAACTTCTGATCCATTATGCTGAAATTCCATCAGAGCTTAAAGAAGGCGATATAGTAAATATTTTGGATGATGGTTTTGAGTATAAGATTGAGTTACTGAAAGAAGAAACTGAAAATCAAAAAACACGTGTTAATAATCTGTTACAGCAATTAAGAAATAAGGAATAA
- a CDS encoding DNA polymerase III subunit delta, with protein sequence MVNNNSCRCENCGRTNNSVQINPITIDHHTAYLCLACEHVLHLPENKNRFFSLVRRKNRKQANPEMQGAHRILSAFIAVGVLFFVAIAALGVAQSTDIVTLPLFETDSILINEYLSFLQLKAL encoded by the coding sequence ATGGTAAATAATAATAGTTGCCGCTGTGAAAACTGCGGCCGCACAAACAATTCAGTTCAGATCAATCCGATAACGATTGACCATCATACAGCATACCTTTGTTTGGCATGTGAACATGTGCTTCATTTACCTGAAAACAAAAACCGATTCTTCAGCCTTGTACGCCGTAAAAACAGAAAACAGGCCAATCCGGAAATGCAAGGAGCACACCGTATACTGTCAGCATTTATTGCAGTTGGTGTCTTATTTTTCGTTGCGATTGCAGCATTAGGGGTTGCGCAAAGTACAGACATTGTGACATTGCCACTATTTGAAACGGACTCTATTTTAATAAATGAGTATTTATCTTTTTTACAACTAAAAGCATTGTAA